The genomic region GGCGAAACCTATCCGTTGCAAAAAAAACGGCATACGTTTGAGTTTTTACGCGACATAGCTCACTTACGTGCCCGTACCAATACATTCGGGGCGGTTGCCCGTGTGCGGAACCAAATGGCTTTTGCTGTACATAACTTCTTTCAAGAGCACGGGTTCCAGTACGTGCATACGCCGCTGATTACCGCCTCCGATTGCGAAGGCGCCGGCGAGATGTTTCAGGTAACCACGCTCAATATGCAGGAGATTATCCGCAAGGCCTTAAAGGATAAAGTTGATCCTGCCACCTTCGCAGTTGATTACAAACAAGACTTCTTTGAACGGGAAGCCTATCTGACGGTTTCCGGTCAGCTTGAGATAGAAACGTATGCAACGGCGCTTTCACGGGTTTATACTTTCGGGCCGACCTTCCGTGCGGAAAACTCGAACACGACGCGGCACCTCTCCGAATTTTGGATGATAGAACCGGAGATGTCGTTTTTCCGGCTTGAGGACAACATGGATTTAGCGGAGAAATTTGTTGTCTACCTCCTTAAATGGGCGTTAACTCATTGCAGAGCCGACCTTGAGTTTTTTAACGCGCAGATTAAACCGGGGCTTATCGAAACGCTGGAACACGTGGTGGAGTCCAAGTTTACCCGCATCACTTACACCGATGCGGTGAAAGAACTTGAAAAAACACGCTTCCGAGTTTGAATTTAAACCGTTCTGGGGTTGCGATCTTCAAAGCGAGCATGAAAAATATTTGACCGAGCAGGTTTTTAAAGGCCCCGTTATCGTAACGGATTATCCCAAGGAAATAAAAGCCTTCTATATGAAGCAAAATGATGACGGCAAAACGGTGCGGGCGATGGATGTGCTGGTGCCGGGACTCGGCGAGATTATTGGCGGTTCCGAACGGGAAGACGACCTTGCCGCGCTGGAAACCCGTATGACCGATCTCGGGCTTGATGTCAAAAACTACTGGTGGTATTTGGATTTGCGCCGTTACGGCACCGTACCGCATTCGGGATTCGGACTCGGATTTGACCGGTTGCTTCTCTATGTTACCGGTATGGCGAATATCCGCGATGTTATTCCGTACCCGCGGACTCCGAAATCTGCGGAATTTTAACCCCGGCAACGTGTTGTACCGCAACGCAGCGTATTTATACGGGATGTACCGGTATGCAGTGTACCGGTACATGATGCGTTTGTATGTACCGTACTTACACGCTCCGACCATAAAACCGGCAGTATGAGTAACCGTTCTTGGAATACCGAGGCGCTTGTGCTGTCGGTTTCTTCTTTTAGCAGTGACCATCGGAACGTGTCGCTCCTTGTGCCGCAGGAGCACGGGTGTACGATTGTACCGGCAACCCTGTTCGGCGGCGCGCGGAGTAAACTGCGGGGGATGGTTTCTACCTATCAAAGCGGGCAAGTCTGGCTCTATTCAAACCCGATAAAAAATTCGAACAAAATTACCGATTTTTCAGTGAGCGCCTACCGGATGGAGCTGCGCGAAAGTTTAGCCCGCAGCTGGTGCGCCGCCGTGTGTAGCGAAATCACGATAAAGACCTGCGGTACGGTGAACTGGCAGCTGGTAAACGCTTTTTTGGATGGGCTGTGCGTGTCCGACGATGAAGGATGCGAGCGGGGACTCCTGCGCTTTTTATGGCGGCTATTGCAGACGGCAGGCGTTGTTCCCGATATATTCCACTGCGGCACGTGCGGCGTCGAGATTGCACGTAGCGCCGGGGTTGTAACCGGCAGTGCGGAAATTGTAAGCGTCGGTGCGAGGAGCGGCGGCAGGGGGATAACCAATGCTGCGGGTTGGGGGAACGGCGGCGTCGAAATTGCAGCCGACGCTGAAATTGCGACAAACGCCGCGTCCTGCCCGACGGAAACGTGCTGCACCGTGTATAGCCCCGCAGAGGATGAGTGCTTTTGCAGCTCCTGCCGCCGGTTCGATGCCCATACGTTTCCGCTTTCTGCAGAGGCTTTTAGGTATCTGTATGCCGTAACGGAAAAAGCTCCCGGCTATTCACGGCACTTGCCGCTCAGCCCCGCCGCTTATGGGGAGCTTAAGCGGTTCCTCTTCTTCTTAACCGAAAAGATGGCAGGGGCACCGCTCAAAACCTTTCAGATGGGGTATGTGTAATTTCTAAAGTTGCAGAGGGGTTAATGGGCATCTCTACAGACGATACCTTGAGTGTTTGAAGGATGCCCTCATATCAATCTGTTAACTCAGACTCCTTTTTATATTTTTTATAGTTTTTTTGTGCTTTGTATAATATGCTTGCAACTATCAATGTAACTAACCCGATAATCCCACTCAAAATAATTTTAGAGACTTCAAAGTTGCTTTTGTATACTTTATACGCAGAAAATACAAACAATGCAAAAACAATGATAAATCCTTGCAAATAAGCATTCTTGATATTTTTATAGTGCTCTGCCAAATCGGAATTATCGGTCAACAATTTTTGCGGTTCTTTTCCGTTATTTTCTACTACGAGTATTTCTTTATTAAAGCCTTGAAAAGAATTAGCTATTTTCCCATCACCATGTGCATACGGTCTAAATCTAACTTTTCCAAACACTATGCTGCCTTGGTTTAATGGAGCTCTATACACCCTTGTTCCATTCTCTTTTAGCATTTGTATATAGCTATCATTTTCGCTTGATGAGTTTGCGCCTATAAATTGTGTAGAATAAGAATAATTTTTATCGGTTTTTTCAAAATTATATACGAAATTATTGATCGCCTTTAATCGATAACCTTTTTTAGCCGTTTCATTTAGCCATGTTTCCAAATC from Treponema vincentii harbors:
- the recO gene encoding DNA repair protein RecO, giving the protein MSNRSWNTEALVLSVSSFSSDHRNVSLLVPQEHGCTIVPATLFGGARSKLRGMVSTYQSGQVWLYSNPIKNSNKITDFSVSAYRMELRESLARSWCAAVCSEITIKTCGTVNWQLVNAFLDGLCVSDDEGCERGLLRFLWRLLQTAGVVPDIFHCGTCGVEIARSAGVVTGSAEIVSVGARSGGRGITNAAGWGNGGVEIAADAEIATNAASCPTETCCTVYSPAEDECFCSSCRRFDAHTFPLSAEAFRYLYAVTEKAPGYSRHLPLSPAAYGELKRFLFFLTEKMAGAPLKTFQMGYV
- a CDS encoding DUF2812 domain-containing protein; this translates as MQKIKFFLDPISDLETWLNETAKKGYRLKAINNFVYNFEKTDKNYSYSTQFIGANSSSENDSYIQMLKENGTRVYRAPLNQGSIVFGKVRFRPYAHGDGKIANSFQGFNKEILVVENNGKEPQKLLTDNSDLAEHYKNIKNAYLQGFIIVFALFVFSAYKVYKSNFEVSKIILSGIIGLVTLIVASILYKAQKNYKKYKKESELTD